One part of the Chryseobacterium sp. 7 genome encodes these proteins:
- the glsA gene encoding glutaminase A, producing MKNNSFLSSAKGICTVAFLALNTSVYAQKTVEISTISEKTLNTILEKNRAYYTQGKVADYIPELGKMDAKAIAFSLVDKNGKVFNTGDVSKKFTMQSISKIISLMVAVNEKGEANIFDKMGYFGSDKPFNHFSNLETTGKPLNPMMNAGAILTTSLISGEGEKPFLKILDMVRYITKNQTIDYNKSVYESEKSTGHRNRGMFYIMKNSGLISGNEDQLDNYFKQCSIELTAEDLAKIGYFFANQCVRFDGDSTYKNADIAKLIESQMLTAGMYEFSGEYSRMVGLPSKSGVGGGITVSVPGKMGIGVFSPSLDQHGNSLAGYHMILDLAKQYGLSIF from the coding sequence ATGAAAAACAACAGCTTTTTATCTTCTGCAAAAGGAATTTGCACCGTAGCTTTTTTAGCCTTAAATACATCTGTTTATGCTCAGAAAACAGTAGAGATTTCAACCATTTCAGAAAAAACACTCAATACCATTCTGGAAAAAAACAGAGCCTATTACACCCAGGGTAAAGTAGCAGATTACATACCTGAACTGGGAAAAATGGATGCTAAAGCCATTGCTTTTTCTTTGGTAGACAAAAACGGTAAAGTATTCAATACAGGCGATGTAAGTAAGAAATTTACCATGCAGAGCATTTCCAAAATCATATCATTAATGGTGGCTGTAAATGAAAAAGGAGAGGCCAATATTTTTGACAAAATGGGATATTTTGGTTCAGATAAGCCTTTCAACCATTTCTCAAACCTTGAAACTACAGGAAAACCGCTCAATCCAATGATGAATGCAGGAGCAATTCTTACCACTTCATTAATTTCCGGAGAAGGCGAAAAACCATTCCTTAAAATACTGGACATGGTAAGATATATCACCAAAAACCAGACAATAGATTATAACAAATCTGTTTACGAATCTGAAAAATCCACAGGACACCGCAATCGCGGAATGTTTTATATCATGAAAAACAGCGGGCTGATTTCAGGAAACGAAGACCAGCTGGACAACTATTTCAAACAATGCTCTATTGAACTTACTGCTGAAGACCTTGCCAAAATAGGATACTTCTTCGCTAACCAATGTGTAAGGTTCGATGGAGATTCTACTTACAAAAATGCTGACATAGCAAAACTGATAGAATCCCAAATGCTGACAGCCGGAATGTATGAGTTCAGTGGAGAATATTCCAGAATGGTAGGATTACCAAGCAAATCTGGTGTAGGAGGCGGAATTACCGTAAGCGTTCCGGGAAAAATGGGAATTGGGGTATTCAGCCCGTCTTTAGATCAGCATGGAAATTCATTGGCTGGATATCACATGATTTTAGACCTTGCCAAACAATATGGGTTAAGTATATTTTAA
- a CDS encoding PKD domain-containing protein — protein sequence MKNNTYFGRQHVFRWLLLCWLLVPWVLQAQARITWTEEVGCQEFRGEKEGQVPDNGIASSYINSAQCLRVCEKSLDPVKYLVQGSNVSNVQWSVSGGTATISGAGNTLAYVTWGAAGNGSLQAVITYNDGTVETQTICIEKINRPIAKFELLNLDYTVCNNTTVYFDNLSEQNGGSDIVNYFWQFGDGSTSTSTAFEPSHVYTNPGTYTIQLTVTNKCGCQSRYKKEIKVVKSYPVQINCASVVCEGSTEKYNAEDGCNKGQWKVIGGNIINNNGNEIEVVWDQVDPMDGFGYVMYMSECACPEWTTIKIPVILKNAKVKGQEKVCAGKQYTYSIPQWPTTKVNWNVSGPGSGQLVNTQQRNEIVFSATQPGIYHLEATYFNTLLSCEGIATIDIEVEQPVTISGGVDEICAGTSQTFTATPNVPVIWKVTTGGSTVTSGVVSGPFTYPFTTAGTYTIVAVKQGGGCESNPRIIKVLPIPQPPTGTISGETKVCPGKPYVYTISSVDAGMVPVWSVTNGTIQGSNAGSSVTVIFNTGASSYAVSAQNKSMSNAGCLSAPISFNVAPLDLNTITINPNPGPFCPSSTQAFTANLNGIVPDFMEWTFGSANFGSVVGGQGTNNITVNFNEISSTSSTMLNLRVVKCGVTKVISIPVSLLPLPVVNFTNVGGICLGSDLTFSVNQGSITSASEVTFTFANGSVYSTGPGGFNASGIYTFTNNNYITNNSGSNVSQTVIVKYKGTNGCNYEPTASAVFTIYPETIITVSPVYNILVCDPTTMTPYTLTANSSTGLTNITSWQWFKNNAQIPGATTNSYTIGGAGAFGTYKVRAIDINGCVVYSQNINVSQLCPSSGSCNANPQINFTATWSGCNTISTSGLTYSGTPDQIEWSSDSVLALTSPQGQPTATYQTTLAGAHIVFVRLRYGSCWYSKAVEVRKNYEPKFSVGTVCSGNGYNVTLYNNSTIFDINPSTITYTFTSPGLPTQTGQTATYNNLAPGTYTFTMTMSAPGKPTCTTTKTITLDPVPNTSFLVPAWLCVGEPITFSAMGYNPNYKYTWYFDGTSYVTSGSSAATITYNTSGAKTIQLKITTPNECVYASAIINVNVKEAFINGNISPINVTACAGSVPTLVFNGTVGTASQYIWMNGSQQVPGAPNSMTFTPTQSGTYWPVLVSPDGCKTSIMSTKAATVTVKNAPYVNISGKANICAGSSTVLTGLVTDNTLEYQWKKAGSVVTPWASAPYPITLSTGSLTAGTYVYTLEVRTPGTSGCTSSKNFTLTVSNPPSGVTATYSLVSCQPYRIQLTASGPSAGDYNWSNGMSGQTITVNEGGVFQVTYTAPSGCKVSNYVEVPLSLESLMWVFPTGCYDECLREKNYIIGPKGVFDHHDWMLFGNSIQSGNNDFIFPLAIGNAGTYQLQVDHLGCQYTSGTMNYYPGKECGYETDCKIKGEIKGMKWVGDHYAVYGAIYNTGGQPISLNVTSVNGYGVYIPSIITIPAGGVYDMNANPLAFYPNPNFQGTDEVLFYNETCKFSTKAVDPDWMGMRSASRSVTATAVSSLKMTPNPAKEKVKISYNTGNEKLLAKQITVFDAMGNVKFRKEVKAASGEVDVEVSSWLQGVYIVIVQTGDTSLQGKLIKN from the coding sequence ATGAAAAACAACACCTATTTTGGTAGGCAGCACGTCTTCAGATGGCTCCTGCTATGTTGGCTTTTGGTACCCTGGGTACTACAAGCGCAAGCTCGAATTACATGGACCGAAGAGGTCGGATGCCAGGAATTCCGCGGCGAAAAAGAAGGTCAGGTTCCTGACAACGGAATCGCAAGTTCCTACATCAATTCCGCCCAGTGTCTCCGCGTCTGCGAGAAATCACTAGACCCTGTAAAATATCTGGTTCAGGGATCCAACGTTTCTAACGTACAATGGTCAGTTTCCGGAGGAACTGCTACAATTTCCGGAGCCGGAAATACCTTAGCGTATGTTACGTGGGGTGCCGCCGGTAACGGTTCTTTACAGGCTGTTATCACTTACAACGACGGAACTGTGGAAACACAGACCATCTGTATTGAAAAAATCAACAGACCTATTGCTAAATTTGAATTGCTGAATCTGGATTATACCGTATGTAACAATACAACAGTGTATTTTGATAACCTTTCCGAACAAAACGGAGGATCAGATATTGTCAATTATTTCTGGCAATTCGGGGATGGAAGTACTTCCACTTCCACCGCTTTTGAGCCTTCTCACGTCTATACTAATCCTGGTACTTATACCATCCAGCTTACTGTAACCAATAAGTGCGGATGCCAGAGCAGGTATAAAAAAGAGATCAAGGTAGTGAAATCTTATCCTGTACAGATTAACTGTGCTTCTGTAGTATGCGAAGGAAGTACAGAGAAATACAATGCAGAGGATGGATGTAACAAAGGACAATGGAAAGTTATTGGTGGAAACATTATAAACAATAACGGTAACGAAATTGAAGTAGTCTGGGATCAGGTAGATCCTATGGATGGTTTCGGATATGTAATGTATATGTCTGAATGCGCTTGTCCTGAATGGACTACTATTAAAATCCCTGTGATTTTAAAGAATGCAAAAGTGAAAGGACAGGAGAAAGTATGTGCCGGTAAGCAGTATACCTATTCTATTCCTCAATGGCCTACAACCAAAGTTAACTGGAATGTATCAGGCCCTGGATCGGGTCAGTTGGTCAATACCCAACAGAGAAATGAAATTGTTTTCTCAGCAACTCAGCCTGGAATTTATCACCTTGAGGCTACTTACTTCAATACTTTATTATCATGCGAAGGAATTGCTACTATTGATATCGAAGTAGAGCAGCCGGTAACCATAAGTGGTGGTGTAGATGAGATCTGCGCAGGAACAAGCCAGACATTTACAGCTACTCCTAATGTACCTGTTATATGGAAAGTAACTACAGGAGGATCTACTGTCACTTCGGGAGTGGTATCCGGACCATTTACTTATCCTTTTACAACAGCAGGTACTTATACTATTGTTGCTGTGAAGCAAGGAGGAGGTTGTGAAAGTAATCCGAGAATTATTAAGGTATTACCAATTCCACAGCCGCCTACGGGAACTATTTCAGGAGAGACTAAAGTATGTCCTGGAAAACCTTATGTGTATACCATCAGCTCTGTAGATGCAGGCATGGTACCAGTTTGGAGTGTTACGAACGGAACAATCCAGGGAAGTAATGCAGGATCTTCTGTAACGGTTATATTTAATACAGGTGCTTCATCGTATGCGGTGTCTGCACAGAATAAATCTATGAGTAATGCAGGATGTCTTTCGGCTCCAATTTCGTTCAATGTAGCGCCGCTGGATCTTAATACAATTACGATTAATCCTAATCCGGGTCCTTTCTGCCCGAGCAGTACTCAGGCGTTTACAGCCAATCTGAACGGTATTGTTCCTGACTTTATGGAATGGACATTCGGAAGTGCAAACTTTGGAAGTGTTGTAGGAGGACAGGGTACTAATAATATCACGGTAAACTTCAACGAAATTTCTTCAACAAGCAGCACCATGCTGAACTTAAGAGTTGTAAAATGTGGAGTAACAAAAGTCATCAGTATTCCGGTATCATTATTGCCGCTTCCTGTGGTGAACTTCACAAATGTTGGAGGAATCTGTTTAGGTTCTGATCTTACATTCTCTGTAAATCAAGGTTCTATTACTTCAGCTTCAGAAGTAACATTCACATTTGCTAACGGAAGTGTTTATTCTACAGGTCCTGGAGGTTTCAACGCATCAGGAATTTACACTTTCACAAATAACAATTACATTACAAATAACTCAGGAAGTAATGTTTCCCAAACTGTTATTGTGAAATATAAAGGAACGAACGGATGTAATTATGAGCCTACAGCAAGTGCTGTCTTTACGATATATCCTGAAACTATTATTACGGTTTCTCCGGTATATAATATCCTGGTATGTGATCCTACAACAATGACACCTTATACCCTTACGGCTAATAGCTCTACAGGTCTTACCAATATTACTTCATGGCAGTGGTTCAAAAACAATGCGCAGATACCAGGTGCTACCACCAACTCTTATACCATAGGGGGTGCAGGTGCTTTTGGAACCTATAAAGTAAGAGCTATAGATATTAACGGTTGTGTGGTTTATTCACAAAACATTAATGTGAGCCAGCTTTGCCCAAGCAGCGGAAGTTGCAATGCAAATCCTCAGATCAACTTTACGGCTACATGGTCTGGCTGTAATACAATTTCTACATCTGGTTTAACGTATAGCGGAACTCCTGATCAGATCGAATGGTCATCAGACAGTGTACTTGCTTTAACTTCCCCTCAGGGGCAGCCTACAGCAACATATCAGACAACTCTTGCAGGAGCACATATTGTTTTTGTACGTTTAAGATATGGTTCATGCTGGTACAGCAAAGCAGTAGAAGTAAGAAAGAACTACGAGCCTAAATTCAGCGTTGGTACAGTATGTAGTGGTAATGGATATAATGTGACTCTATATAACAACTCTACAATATTTGATATCAATCCATCTACTATTACCTATACATTTACCAGCCCGGGATTACCAACCCAAACAGGGCAGACGGCTACTTATAACAACCTTGCGCCAGGTACTTATACCTTCACAATGACAATGTCTGCGCCAGGTAAGCCAACGTGTACAACTACAAAGACTATTACATTGGATCCGGTTCCGAACACCAGCTTCCTGGTTCCTGCGTGGTTATGTGTAGGGGAGCCGATTACATTCTCTGCAATGGGATACAACCCTAATTATAAATATACCTGGTATTTTGATGGTACATCTTATGTAACTTCAGGATCATCAGCTGCTACTATTACTTATAATACGAGTGGTGCAAAAACAATACAATTGAAAATTACCACTCCTAATGAATGTGTTTATGCTTCGGCAATTATTAATGTTAATGTTAAAGAAGCCTTCATTAATGGTAATATTTCACCTATTAATGTGACTGCTTGTGCAGGATCTGTTCCTACACTTGTATTTAATGGTACGGTAGGAACTGCCAGCCAGTATATCTGGATGAATGGTTCTCAGCAAGTTCCGGGAGCACCGAATTCAATGACGTTTACACCTACTCAGTCAGGAACTTACTGGCCGGTATTGGTATCGCCAGATGGTTGTAAAACAAGCATCATGAGTACTAAAGCTGCAACGGTGACAGTTAAAAATGCTCCGTATGTAAATATTTCTGGTAAAGCGAATATCTGTGCAGGATCTTCTACAGTATTGACTGGTCTTGTAACAGATAATACATTAGAGTACCAATGGAAAAAGGCAGGTTCGGTAGTGACACCATGGGCCTCTGCTCCTTATCCGATTACTTTAAGTACAGGATCATTAACGGCAGGTACTTATGTGTATACGCTGGAAGTAAGAACTCCGGGTACATCAGGATGTACAAGCTCTAAAAACTTTACCCTTACAGTAAGCAACCCACCATCAGGTGTTACTGCTACATATAGCTTGGTGAGCTGCCAGCCTTATAGAATTCAGTTAACTGCATCAGGACCGTCTGCAGGAGATTATAACTGGAGTAACGGAATGTCTGGTCAGACTATTACGGTAAATGAAGGAGGAGTATTCCAGGTTACTTATACTGCTCCAAGCGGTTGTAAAGTATCTAATTATGTAGAAGTACCATTAAGTCTTGAAAGCCTGATGTGGGTATTCCCTACAGGATGCTATGACGAATGTCTTAGAGAAAAGAATTATATCATAGGACCAAAAGGAGTATTTGATCATCATGATTGGATGCTGTTCGGAAACAGTATTCAGAGTGGGAATAATGATTTCATCTTCCCATTAGCTATTGGAAATGCAGGTACCTACCAACTGCAGGTTGATCATTTAGGATGTCAGTATACATCCGGAACTATGAATTACTATCCTGGTAAAGAATGCGGATACGAAACAGATTGTAAGATTAAAGGAGAGATTAAAGGAATGAAGTGGGTTGGAGATCACTACGCCGTTTATGGTGCTATTTACAACACAGGAGGGCAGCCTATAAGTCTTAATGTTACAAGTGTTAATGGATACGGAGTTTATATTCCTTCTATTATTACCATTCCGGCTGGAGGAGTATATGATATGAATGCTAATCCATTGGCGTTCTATCCGAATCCAAACTTCCAGGGTACGGACGAGGTTTTATTCTATAATGAAACTTGTAAGTTTAGTACCAAAGCGGTAGATCCGGACTGGATGGGTATGAGAAGTGCATCAAGAAGCGTTACCGCTACAGCAGTTTCTTCTCTGAAAATGACACCAAATCCTGCGAAGGAAAAAGTGAAAATCTCGTATAATACGGGTAATGAAAAATTACTTGCAAAACAGATTACAGTTTTTGATGCCATGGGCAATGTCAAATTCCGTAAAGAAGTGAAAGCGGCTTCCGGTGAGGTAGACGTAGAAGTTTCCAGCTGGCTGCAAGGTGTTTATATCGTTATCGTACAGACGGGAGACACATCATTACAAGGAAAACTAATTAAAAATTAG